The Pyrodictium delaneyi genome contains a region encoding:
- a CDS encoding STT3 domain-containing protein has protein sequence MNNRPNIHPRLDRNITKFIAIALVILFTAIAFYLRALPYKNYQMVYDNAVKLGLSDKAKYAFLNANDPWIEYWLSDYLHQHGITSWASLTRDNPATHIFWYPWGRDFTNTEHPFIPVIGALPLGSLDTVRWVSLLPPVFGALMIPVAYAYIRRRYGELAGIISALLLAVLPASSARTFAGFVEKTGIAVPFLIAGFMLYSEALRRLDARIAVAAGTVFGFIGFIWGGYSLAAVLIAVTSLLAPLAVEWKHAKNVAIVNIAIAVGFTVVLYAASLYAPVSAKYGFIAILGAVVSYATTRIIEQLQATRGIRLAMFSGPRLYATVVVALLAVGTLAAPLLGIRGRALFALAWPLRMMGKLHLSALAETVAEHSSPLARPDLFQDFVRQANIAALFTPIAALYLLYRAFRRKEAEHLPLGLAALGLYYAVMGMLYFLQVSSVIGILAIAAVIGLVTTRKTSDSPHRTRVKRTQHDSSELRMVATGALFIVILVAAIIGARTTYAMMSGQVATITGYSINAQQYGWLYMLDLLDRDTPNDTVVVAWWDYGYWISVGAHRPTLADGATINGTQIRMLAEFYTATSEDEAVKILEKLHLEPGKTLIFIHDNALYDPKNGNLAYVIGLAGFPSIDIAKSWAMLHIAGKDKMGFTVGNDKYKQTIIYKMFASAPYSFGDVGTVFPQKYLQLVGTKTIESVTLFGEKTKPIEFKHFKPYKVIISFYTDSKGRLLAVNYGGSVYYLVQVLILYKWIG, from the coding sequence GTGAACAATAGACCCAACATTCATCCAAGACTTGACAGAAATATTACAAAGTTCATAGCCATAGCATTGGTTATACTCTTTACTGCTATTGCATTCTATCTACGTGCACTACCATACAAGAACTACCAGATGGTTTATGACAACGCCGTTAAACTAGGTCTAAGCGACAAAGCCAAATACGCATTCCTAAATGCCAACGACCCATGGATAGAGTACTGGCTATCAGACTACCTACATCAGCATGGAATAACATCGTGGGCCAGCCTAACTAGGGATAATCCTGCCACACATATCTTCTGGTATCCGTGGGGTAGAGACTTCACGAACACTGAGCATCCATTCATACCAGTGATAGGAGCATTACCTCTTGGGTCTCTTGACACTGTGCGTTGGGTCTCTCTACTCCCGCCAGTCTTTGGTGCATTGATGATACCAGTAGCTTACGCATACATTAGGCGTCGCTATGGAGAACTAGCAGGCATAATTTCAGCGCTACTCCTTGCAGTACTGCCGGCATCAAGTGCGAGAACCTTCGCGGGCTTCGTAGAAAAGACGGGGATAGCAGTACCCTTCCTTATAGCCGGGTTTATGTTGTATAGTGAAGCTCTTCGGAGGCTAGATGCCCGCATTGCTGTAGCTGCTGGCACAGTGTTTGGCTTCATAGGATTTATATGGGGTGGATACTCTCTTGCCGCTGTATTAATCGCTGTAACGTCGTTACTCGCACCACTTGCTGTTGAGTGGAAGCATGCCAAGAATGTTGCTATTGTTAACATTGCTATAGCCGTTGGCTTTACCGTGGTATTGTATGCAGCGTCGCTATATGCACCCGTGTCAGCTAAGTACGGCTTCATAGCCATACTAGGTGCTGTAGTGTCATATGCTACTACACGTATCATCGAACAGCTACAAGCAACACGCGGCATAAGACTAGCCATGTTCTCAGGACCCCGGCTCTATGCTACAGTAGTAGTAGCACTACTAGCTGTGGGCACACTGGCAGCACCTCTACTAGGAATCCGTGGCAGAGCGCTATTCGCACTAGCGTGGCCCCTCCGGATGATGGGTAAGTTGCACTTGTCAGCCCTAGCAGAGACTGTTGCAGAGCACTCATCGCCTTTAGCTAGGCCCGATCTCTTCCAAGACTTCGTGAGACAAGCAAATATAGCAGCACTGTTTACACCTATAGCTGCACTATACCTGCTTTATAGAGCATTCCGTCGAAAGGAGGCAGAGCATCTACCGCTCGGGTTAGCCGCCCTGGGACTCTACTATGCTGTGATGGGAATGCTCTACTTTCTTCAAGTATCCTCTGTCATTGGTATACTCGCTATAGCAGCCGTAATTGGGTTAGTGACTACCCGAAAAACGTCTGATAGTCCTCACCGAACTAGGGTCAAGCGCACTCAGCATGACTCTAGCGAACTGAGAATGGTTGCCACAGGAGCATTATTCATTGTTATCTTAGTGGCTGCTATAATCGGCGCAAGAACCACGTATGCCATGATGTCTGGCCAGGTTGCAACCATAACTGGATACAGCATCAACGCTCAACAGTATGGCTGGCTCTATATGCTAGATCTACTAGACCGTGATACGCCTAACGACACTGTTGTAGTAGCATGGTGGGACTACGGTTACTGGATAAGTGTTGGGGCACATCGGCCTACTCTGGCCGACGGCGCTACTATAAATGGCACGCAGATACGTATGCTTGCAGAGTTCTACACCGCTACTAGCGAAGATGAGGCTGTTAAGATACTTGAGAAGCTACACCTTGAGCCTGGCAAAACACTGATATTCATCCACGATAACGCGCTCTATGATCCCAAGAATGGCAATCTGGCATACGTCATAGGTCTTGCCGGGTTCCCGTCAATAGATATAGCTAAGTCATGGGCTATGCTCCATATAGCTGGAAAGGATAAAATGGGCTTTACTGTGGGTAACGACAAGTACAAGCAAACCATCATATACAAGATGTTTGCAAGTGCACCCTACAGCTTCGGAGACGTAGGTACTGTATTCCCCCAGAAATACCTCCAGCTGGTTGGAACTAAGACTATAGAGTCTGTGACATTATTCGGTGAGAAGACAAAGCCTATAGAGTTTAAGCACTTCAAACCATACAAGGTAATCATAAGCTTCTACACTGATTCTAAGGGGCGTCTTCTAGCTGTAAACTATGGTGGCAGCGTCTATTATCTTGTACAAGTGCTTATACTCTATAAGTGGATAGGCTAA
- the argF gene encoding ornithine carbamoyltransferase — translation MTNPLSGRDLLSIRDLSPEEVRLVLDTARQLKLRYYSGERIIPLLAGKTIALIFEKPSTRTRVSMEVAAIQLGAHPLPLRRDELQLGRGEPVKDTARVLSRYVDAIAARVFSHESLEEMAAYATIPVINMLSDLEHPLQALADAMTIEEKKGDIKNVKVVYVGDGRNNVAHSLLLVIAKLGGHIVISSPPALYPRRDVLEAAKATAAETGATIEIISDPREAVKGADVVYTDVWVSMGEESVVDERRRLLQGYQVNVELMSLASNNAIFMHCLPAHRGEEVTEDVIEGPWSVVWDQAENRLHAQKAVLALILS, via the coding sequence TTGACGAACCCGCTTTCTGGCCGCGATCTACTGTCTATTCGTGATCTATCCCCAGAGGAGGTTAGGCTAGTACTTGATACTGCAAGACAACTAAAACTCCGCTATTACTCAGGGGAACGCATTATACCTCTTCTTGCCGGAAAGACTATAGCGTTAATTTTCGAGAAGCCTAGTACAAGGACGCGCGTCAGCATGGAGGTAGCTGCTATACAGCTCGGTGCACATCCTCTACCTCTCCGGCGAGACGAACTCCAGCTAGGCCGCGGCGAGCCAGTAAAGGATACCGCACGTGTACTTTCCCGGTATGTAGATGCTATCGCGGCTAGGGTATTTAGCCATGAAAGCCTGGAGGAAATGGCAGCCTATGCAACAATACCGGTCATAAATATGCTCAGCGACCTTGAACACCCTCTTCAAGCACTAGCTGACGCAATGACTATAGAGGAGAAGAAGGGCGACATCAAGAACGTCAAAGTTGTGTACGTAGGCGATGGGCGGAATAATGTAGCGCATAGCCTTCTACTAGTTATTGCGAAGCTTGGAGGCCACATAGTAATCTCGTCACCGCCCGCGCTTTATCCAAGGAGAGACGTTCTTGAGGCTGCCAAGGCCACTGCTGCAGAGACCGGAGCTACAATAGAGATCATTAGCGACCCTAGAGAGGCTGTCAAAGGCGCAGACGTAGTATATACAGACGTATGGGTTAGCATGGGTGAGGAGTCTGTAGTAGATGAACGTAGAAGACTCCTCCAGGGATACCAAGTGAACGTAGAGCTAATGTCGCTAGCATCTAATAATGCCATATTCATGCACTGTCTACCCGCCCACCGAGGCGAAGAAGTCACAGAGGACGTTATAGAAGGGCCCTGGAGCGTTGTCTGGGACCAAGCCGAGAACCGTCTTCATGCACAAAAAGCTGTTCTAGCCCTAATCCTCTCATAG
- the cyoE gene encoding heme o synthase codes for MGRQDPSLKASYLEPQRKSRGSLIADVMALIKLRQTTLLVLSMYAAFILGGGLNRPLTDHLAVLLLGYASISAVTAINMYLDRDIDALMPRTSNRPLASGRLDSRAVLIVSSLLYTASLVLASIYINMYYSIAILIGFVFDIIAYTIMLKRRTPLSIVAGAVAGGAPSLGGWAAATGVIDVNALLLSLLVVVWVPAHIWFLATYYKDDYRKAAVPMLPVVADPNVTAMGIGLGALIMGYIVVGLWLNGVIGIIPLAYGLFAALHIFVMAVNYSFTHGDAAYARKAFKFSNMHLGVLYLFMVLEKLLHSC; via the coding sequence ATGGGTAGGCAGGATCCATCACTTAAGGCTAGCTATCTAGAGCCGCAAAGGAAGAGTCGAGGAAGCTTAATCGCTGATGTTATGGCCTTAATAAAACTCCGTCAGACAACACTCCTAGTACTATCAATGTATGCGGCTTTCATACTCGGTGGCGGCCTCAATAGGCCACTTACTGATCATCTTGCTGTACTACTGTTAGGTTACGCGTCTATCTCGGCAGTAACGGCTATCAACATGTATCTTGATAGAGATATAGACGCATTAATGCCTAGAACCAGTAATAGACCTCTAGCTAGTGGTAGGCTTGACTCCAGAGCAGTTCTAATAGTATCTTCGCTACTCTACACGGCTTCGCTAGTCCTCGCAAGCATCTACATAAACATGTACTATAGTATTGCAATACTCATAGGTTTCGTCTTCGACATAATAGCCTACACTATTATGCTTAAGCGTAGAACACCTCTAAGCATAGTTGCTGGTGCTGTGGCTGGTGGTGCACCATCACTTGGAGGGTGGGCAGCTGCAACTGGTGTAATTGACGTAAACGCGCTGTTACTCTCGCTTCTTGTTGTGGTCTGGGTTCCGGCGCACATATGGTTCCTGGCTACATACTATAAAGATGATTATAGAAAGGCTGCTGTTCCTATGTTGCCAGTAGTAGCGGACCCCAATGTAACGGCCATGGGTATAGGATTAGGTGCACTCATAATGGGCTATATTGTTGTAGGCTTATGGCTCAATGGTGTAATAGGAATAATACCGCTTGCTTATGGCTTATTTGCAGCTTTACATATATTTGTTATGGCCGTAAACTATAGTTTCACGCATGGTGATGCAGCATACGCCAGAAAGGCGTTTAAGTTTAGCAATATGCATCTTGGTGTATTATACCTCTTTATGGTGCTCGAAAAATTATTGCATTCATGTTAG
- the moaA gene encoding GTP 3',8-cyclase MoaA: MTAIHCHTGGSATPVIDRYGRPLTNLRVMVTGRCNFSCFFCHMEGYREQDIAQRELTLEEIELIVEAARRLDIRAFKVTGGEPTIRNDLAEIVSTMKSLGNAYVSITTNGSLLHNHLPRLAEAGIDHINVSLHALSDRAFRAITGSSLLDRVINNLKIAREYGIPIKINFVILKDINEDDILKIIDFAAEIDASVQFIELHPVGKAVKRFREHHLPRWRVLEKLENRIVEIKYRIGLHNRPVLILDNGVKVEIVGPVGNFIFCAGCTRIRVTYDFKLIPCLNWKGDPIDVRSRLVGLESFEDKVEAVISAIKEANRLRSPSTFYPIGSRLPMPRRRWTTARLGLPKKDGSLRFTGSHAKETARKVLGEWGDYSSLV, from the coding sequence CTGACAGCTATACACTGCCACACGGGTGGCTCCGCTACGCCGGTTATAGATAGGTACGGGAGACCATTAACTAACCTTAGAGTCATGGTTACTGGACGGTGTAACTTCTCATGCTTCTTCTGCCATATGGAAGGGTATCGAGAACAGGATATCGCGCAGCGAGAGTTGACCCTCGAAGAGATAGAGCTTATTGTAGAAGCTGCCCGCCGTCTCGACATACGTGCATTTAAGGTGACCGGTGGAGAGCCTACAATACGTAACGACCTGGCTGAAATAGTATCCACAATGAAGAGTCTGGGTAACGCTTATGTCTCAATAACTACTAACGGTTCGCTTCTACATAATCATCTGCCCAGACTCGCCGAAGCTGGTATTGATCACATAAATGTAAGTCTACATGCATTATCGGATAGGGCTTTTAGAGCTATAACTGGGTCATCATTACTAGACAGAGTCATTAACAACTTAAAAATAGCAAGGGAATATGGAATACCAATAAAAATAAATTTTGTCATATTGAAGGACATTAATGAGGACGATATACTCAAAATCATAGACTTTGCTGCAGAAATAGATGCATCGGTACAGTTTATAGAATTACATCCTGTAGGTAAGGCAGTAAAGAGGTTCCGCGAGCATCATCTACCACGTTGGCGTGTACTAGAGAAGCTCGAAAACCGTATAGTTGAGATAAAGTATCGTATAGGCCTTCATAACCGACCCGTACTCATTCTGGATAACGGGGTAAAAGTAGAGATTGTAGGTCCTGTAGGCAACTTCATATTCTGTGCAGGTTGTACACGTATACGCGTAACATATGACTTCAAGCTCATACCATGCTTAAACTGGAAGGGCGATCCAATAGATGTAAGGTCCCGACTTGTCGGACTGGAAAGCTTCGAAGATAAGGTAGAGGCGGTAATATCAGCCATAAAAGAGGCTAACCGTTTGCGATCGCCATCCACATTCTACCCAATAGGCTCAAGGCTACCTATGCCTCGAAGACGCTGGACTACAGCTAGGCTCGGACTACCAAAGAAAGACGGTTCGCTAAGGTTTACTGGATCACATGCAAAAGAAACAGCTAGAAAAGTGCTTGGAGAATGGGGGGATTACTCTTCTCTAGTCTAA
- a CDS encoding VIT1/CCC1 transporter family protein, with protein sequence MLRRILEKLVKPYREILQYARILNAHSIARRMFVTNSFDGLLSGLGVILGSYLSGASNPINYVGSVIGASFSMGFFSGVVATYLSERAERLQELRKTERAMLHPLRGSIYEKAAKIVPIYVALWSGLGAMLLPVIGVSPFIFAEILKADVSVTVLVYTSAGIMVAELFTLGAYLGKISGENMFVSGARLALIGLAAVLFFTLASVIM encoded by the coding sequence TTGTTGCGAAGGATACTAGAGAAGCTAGTGAAACCCTACCGCGAAATACTGCAATATGCTCGCATCTTAAACGCGCACAGCATAGCTAGGAGAATGTTTGTAACTAATAGCTTTGACGGCCTACTCTCCGGGCTAGGCGTTATACTGGGTAGCTATCTTAGCGGTGCATCAAATCCTATAAACTATGTTGGTAGTGTTATAGGAGCATCGTTTTCAATGGGGTTCTTCAGTGGTGTGGTAGCAACGTATCTCTCTGAGCGTGCTGAGCGTCTGCAGGAGCTTAGAAAGACTGAGCGTGCAATGCTGCACCCACTACGCGGAAGTATATACGAAAAGGCAGCCAAAATAGTGCCGATATATGTAGCCTTATGGAGTGGTCTTGGCGCCATGTTGTTGCCGGTCATAGGTGTATCGCCCTTTATATTTGCGGAGATACTTAAAGCTGACGTATCGGTGACAGTACTCGTATATACATCTGCAGGGATAATGGTGGCTGAGCTGTTTACGCTCGGGGCCTATCTGGGCAAGATTAGTGGTGAAAACATGTTTGTCAGTGGCGCGAGACTGGCGCTCATAGGGCTAGCAGCGGTACTATTCTTTACACTTGCATCAGTGATAATGTAA
- a CDS encoding HD domain-containing protein, whose product MEDKCLRNNWCRELVRLVIAVEGKDESHGYPHTLRVLCRALKLAEGKNVDYKVLIASVLLHDIGRPFENETGVHHAVLSAFIARLVLPGLGFSPEEVAHVEKAILEHSFSLASSRPDVKSSNKSSIESCILSDADKLDALGAIGIYRLVETSAQRSRNMHDTLGHYHEKLSKLPQLMCTEEARREAEILLERLKRFVNWLYEETREYADLVNVVDKAFPLHG is encoded by the coding sequence TTGGAGGATAAGTGTTTAAGAAACAACTGGTGCCGCGAGCTAGTCAGGCTAGTAATAGCTGTTGAGGGTAAGGACGAGTCACATGGATATCCTCACACCTTGCGTGTACTCTGTAGAGCGCTAAAACTGGCTGAAGGCAAAAATGTAGACTACAAGGTCTTAATAGCGTCTGTGCTCTTGCATGATATAGGCAGGCCCTTTGAAAACGAGACAGGTGTGCATCATGCTGTTCTCTCAGCGTTCATCGCTAGACTAGTGCTGCCGGGCCTTGGTTTTAGCCCTGAAGAGGTGGCTCATGTAGAGAAAGCTATACTCGAGCACAGCTTCAGCCTTGCATCATCTAGGCCGGATGTAAAAAGCAGTAATAAATCTAGCATAGAGTCGTGCATACTTAGCGATGCTGACAAGCTTGACGCCCTAGGTGCAATAGGGATCTATAGGCTCGTAGAGACCTCAGCTCAGCGTAGTCGTAACATGCATGATACACTCGGCCACTATCACGAGAAGCTTTCAAAGCTTCCACAGCTCATGTGCACTGAGGAGGCACGTAGAGAGGCAGAAATACTTCTAGAGAGGCTCAAGAGGTTCGTAAACTGGCTCTACGAGGAGACCAGAGAATATGCAGACCTAGTAAATGTGGTGGATAAGGCTTTTCCCCTACACGGGTAA
- a CDS encoding alkaline phosphatase family protein, protein MAKRLILIILDGAADRPVDGKTPLSEAETPGLDRLARNAVCGFHYPVAPGIAPESDLATISLLGYMPEKYYTGRGPLEALGIGLALKQGYEVAFRANFATIDPATRRIIDRRVGRSLASNEAKELARALDGMQLSSDGYARVEATIGHRAVVIIGSESSRLSAAVSNIDPAYVRKGLISEAVKNPDMTLPRCKPLDDSEEARRTCRMVDEFVEKAIEILDNHPVNIERSKKGLLKANAILLRDAGDRLPEMPPISEQLGLSPAAAVAEMPVEIGIAKAAGMKAYTVSPPSGDLARDLPERLEAVLKALSDDSRFIYVHLKGPDEPGHDGSFEGKKRAIELIDKYFIVPLLDKIDLEETAILVTSDHATPWSLKSHSGDPVPWMLSWGKIPDGPKKFSEIACKEYGGQILEHGWLLLPYVIEFIKKRAQ, encoded by the coding sequence GTGGCTAAACGTCTCATATTAATCATACTAGATGGTGCAGCAGATAGGCCAGTAGACGGTAAGACTCCACTCTCCGAGGCAGAGACGCCGGGTCTCGACCGGCTAGCTCGGAACGCGGTATGCGGGTTTCACTATCCAGTAGCTCCAGGCATAGCTCCCGAAAGCGACCTTGCAACTATATCGCTGCTTGGTTACATGCCGGAAAAGTACTACACCGGGCGGGGACCTCTCGAAGCACTTGGCATAGGCCTAGCCCTCAAGCAGGGGTACGAGGTAGCATTCCGTGCCAATTTCGCTACAATCGATCCAGCTACCCGGCGGATAATAGACCGTAGGGTTGGCAGGAGCCTAGCAAGCAATGAGGCTAAAGAGCTGGCACGTGCGCTTGACGGGATGCAGCTCAGTAGTGACGGCTATGCTAGGGTTGAAGCGACAATAGGCCACCGAGCAGTAGTGATAATTGGGAGCGAGAGTAGTAGACTAAGCGCAGCTGTATCAAACATTGATCCAGCGTACGTTCGCAAAGGGCTAATCTCGGAGGCTGTAAAGAATCCGGACATGACTTTGCCAAGGTGTAAACCCCTCGATGATTCCGAAGAGGCACGCAGAACATGTCGGATGGTTGATGAGTTCGTGGAGAAGGCTATAGAGATTCTCGATAATCATCCAGTTAACATCGAACGTAGTAAAAAAGGTCTTTTGAAGGCTAACGCTATCCTCCTACGGGATGCTGGAGATAGGCTACCCGAGATGCCGCCTATTTCTGAGCAGCTAGGGCTATCGCCAGCGGCCGCAGTAGCCGAGATGCCGGTCGAAATAGGCATAGCTAAGGCAGCTGGCATGAAGGCTTACACCGTATCGCCTCCCTCAGGAGACCTAGCTCGCGATCTCCCTGAGAGGCTCGAGGCGGTGCTAAAGGCTCTTAGCGATGATAGCCGCTTCATATACGTGCATTTGAAGGGGCCTGACGAGCCTGGGCACGATGGCAGTTTCGAGGGCAAAAAGAGGGCGATAGAACTAATAGATAAGTATTTCATAGTACCGTTACTGGATAAAATAGACCTGGAAGAGACAGCAATACTAGTAACATCAGATCATGCTACACCATGGAGCCTCAAGAGCCACAGTGGTGATCCGGTGCCCTGGATGCTCAGCTGGGGTAAGATACCCGATGGGCCCAAAAAGTTTAGCGAAATAGCTTGCAAGGAGTATGGTGGACAAATACTTGAGCATGGCTGGCTGCTGCTCCCCTATGTGATTGAGTTTATCAAGAAGAGGGCTCAGTAG
- the glnA gene encoding type I glutamate--ammonia ligase, with product MQEIVKLLEKVRWVEFHFVDVAGYLRSVSVPAKEVGEKAFEQGLSLLDGSSVEGFAGIHESDYRLRPDPNTFAVLPWRKDTARMIADVFSVSGRFPKDPRYIADRALEYLDSQGLAAYFGPEVEFMIVDELFLDIETPTKGLGYRVSSREYIDFDEDIGFQRIKKAYHTPTPIDKAADIRYEIATVLEDYFGFQVEAHHHEVAALGQVEIDFRFGDLKTTADRVITLKYVARNIAAKYGLAVTFMPKLVAGDNGNGMHVHVSLWDKNANRNLFFDPSDEYAELSQTARYFIGGLIEHGRALAALVAPTVNSYRRLVPGYEAPVYLVWAKANRSAAIRIPFYEKGVEKARRIEFRSPDPSANPYLAFAAILAAGLDGIKKKIDPGDPIDRNVYEMTEEERRRLGIKQLPRSLDEALDELESDNEFLKPIFTKEIIEAYIEVKRAEAGELRQYPNPMEVYMYFNL from the coding sequence ATGCAGGAGATAGTTAAGCTGCTCGAGAAGGTTAGGTGGGTAGAATTCCACTTTGTGGATGTAGCTGGCTATCTACGCAGCGTCTCTGTACCAGCAAAAGAGGTTGGCGAAAAAGCCTTTGAACAAGGGCTAAGCCTACTGGACGGCAGCAGTGTCGAGGGATTCGCAGGTATCCATGAGAGCGACTATAGGCTCCGCCCCGACCCTAACACATTTGCAGTACTCCCGTGGAGGAAGGACACCGCACGCATGATAGCTGACGTGTTCTCCGTCAGCGGAAGGTTCCCTAAGGATCCCCGCTACATAGCCGACCGTGCACTCGAATACCTAGATTCTCAAGGCCTTGCTGCCTACTTCGGTCCCGAAGTAGAGTTCATGATTGTAGATGAGCTGTTCCTCGACATCGAAACGCCTACAAAAGGGCTAGGTTACCGTGTATCCTCCCGCGAGTACATTGACTTCGATGAGGACATAGGGTTCCAGAGGATAAAGAAGGCATACCATACACCCACCCCTATAGACAAGGCTGCCGATATACGTTACGAGATAGCCACTGTACTCGAAGACTACTTCGGCTTCCAGGTTGAAGCCCACCACCACGAGGTAGCTGCGCTCGGCCAGGTTGAGATAGACTTCAGATTCGGCGACCTCAAGACCACCGCCGACCGTGTTATAACCTTGAAGTATGTAGCGCGAAACATAGCAGCCAAGTACGGGCTAGCTGTCACATTCATGCCTAAGCTCGTTGCCGGCGACAACGGTAACGGTATGCACGTCCACGTGAGCCTATGGGACAAGAACGCCAATAGGAACTTATTCTTCGACCCGAGTGACGAATACGCCGAGCTGAGCCAGACAGCTAGGTACTTCATAGGCGGTCTAATAGAGCACGGTAGGGCACTAGCCGCCCTAGTAGCACCAACCGTCAACAGCTACAGGCGTCTAGTCCCCGGCTACGAAGCTCCGGTATACCTAGTCTGGGCTAAGGCAAACCGTAGCGCCGCAATACGTATACCATTCTATGAGAAGGGCGTAGAGAAGGCGAGGCGTATAGAGTTCCGCAGCCCAGACCCATCAGCTAACCCCTACCTGGCCTTCGCAGCAATACTCGCTGCAGGCCTCGATGGTATAAAGAAGAAGATAGACCCCGGCGACCCGATAGACCGCAATGTATACGAGATGACGGAGGAGGAGAGGAGGAGACTAGGCATAAAGCAGCTACCACGAAGCCTCGATGAAGCCCTCGACGAGCTAGAGAGCGACAACGAGTTCCTAAAGCCAATATTCACCAAGGAGATAATAGAAGCATACATCGAGGTCAAGCGCGCAGAAGCAGGTGAACTCCGCCAGTACCCCAACCCAATGGAAGTATACATGTACTTCAACCTCTAG